The following nucleotide sequence is from Zea mays cultivar B73 chromosome 1, Zm-B73-REFERENCE-NAM-5.0, whole genome shotgun sequence.
TTATCCGGAACGTGTACACCACCTAGCGACCTTTTCTAGTTTTTTTTGAGAATTCCCTAGATACATGATTATACATCATCATATACAGTCTCTATACGACTCGTTGGCAGTCCTAAAAGGCATGCAAGACCATTAAGCTCCTTCAAAGACAAGCACGACGAACGGCATTCATGACTTGGGTTAGAAGCGTAACAGGTGCACAGCATGGCACGGGGCCGCTCAACAATGATCACACCATGTACAACATGACAGCCCTATTGCTAGAAATGAGTCACCAAGTACCTAGAAAACCAAAATGGCCTGTTACATCGGGGCTGGAAATGAAGGGTAAAAAAAACAAGTTATATTACAAGCACAACACATGGCATGCATTGATTTTACATGGCGCCTAAGACCAGCTGATTGTGGCACCAAGACATGATCGAACCGAATCTGCATTTGCGTTTGGGATTTCGGCTGATGCCATGGCTCAGTCGTGGTAGAAAATCTTCCGTCTTGATCTATCAAAATTTCATGGTGCTTAGGTGTTGAGACAAATGCTAAAGCCACACAGGATCCAATAGCAGTTAGCCTCATGAAGATATTGGCTCGTAAGGAAAAGAAAGCCATGGATGTTTCAATGCTTCTGAGGCGCTTGGGCGCTTCTTTGGGTTCACCTCCAGAAGGTACGCAACAAACTCGATAAACCCTTGATCAGCCATGGGCAATCGGTGCCGCAAGGATGTCTTTTTCGGAATCAAGTACTCAAGCCTGTTACTTTCCTGAAGCACAATGAAATGCAAGCTTCAATGCTAATATCACAAGGAAAGATCTACTAAATAAGATAAGGTACTCATGTTATAGGGTAAATTTACTCAATGACGCCCCTCCGAAAAGCACAAACCTGATTTCTTTCGTACAACATGTGGttctttgtgaaatatttgtaggtGTCGCGTCCCTGTGCAAGCATAGCTTGTTCTATGGAGCCAATGATGCCCATCACGCGAGCAAGTAATGTTGCAGGAGAATCATTTTGGAAAAGGACCTGAAAAGCATAGAGGACGCACTCATCAGCTTCCATGCACCATACAAGCATATGACAGAAAATAGGTAAAAAATATATACCttgaaataataataaaaaaaacaaGATACATAGCTTCTAATCATCACCTTCACTATGCTCCCCAGTCCTCACTCTTAATTATCAACAATGAACAATGAATTCTAAATACATGATCTTACTGCGATGAGCACATCAAAAGTACAGTGGAGCAGGGAGAAGAGGTATAAAATGAGATATCTTTTTTTATGACATTCCTCTCTTGCTTTATGTGTTTGTTTCTATCTCCTTTACATTACCAGTATATCATGAACACCACATAACCATAAGTATAGCAATAACAGTTAGAAACAATAGTAGCCAATATGCAGTAACCACTTACATTTCCGGTGCAAAGCTCTGCTAATATACAACCAAGTGACCATACATCTATCTTTTTGTCATAAGGCAAGCCCAGTATAACCTCAGGTGCACGGTAAGATCGTGATTGCACATATGAACATAGATGATCTGTCTCAAAGCAGCTGCTCCCAAGATCAATTACTTTTATTTCACATCTGCTGTAGCTCTTTACCAATATGTTTTCTGGCTTTAAATCACAGTGGATTAGACCGAGACCATGCAGAAACTGCAGCGCCTCCAGACACTGAATAGCTATTGACTGCCAAGGGCACAACAAAGAAAAAATATTCAATCAATGTGAAAAATTGTAGTCTCATATTCCATTATTGGTTGTGAAACATTAAGTCAATATTAATGGACATCATAACTCGGTAAAACAAATACCTGGAGTCTTGGCATTGTGAAGTAAACCTCACCCCCTGATTCTCTGTTGAATTTCTGAAACTCATACAGATTTGCCTTCAGAAGTTCACAGACTATCAGCAAATGTTCCTGCAAACAGTATTTGAAATAAGTGGTAAAGAAATGTTGTGACTTTAAGGCAAATTGCTTTGGAAAAGAACCAATTATCAACCCTGAGCTCTGAAATTCCGTTCAATTTACAACTTACTTAATGCCTATAAGCAGTATCTAGCCATTCGAATTTGAAGAATTTAAAAGTAGTTTTGTTGAAAATACAAAATTCACATAAGTCTCTTGCTGCAGATCGTAAACATGGCACAATTGGTTACAAGATGTGATGGTTGATGTAATGCCACAGATTTGCAAACGTCATTGCATGGAAGTACCAAAAAAATAGCCATTCTAATGGATCACCACAGGATAATCTTAACATTAGACTTCAATATCCAGAATTCCAGATTCTATGGTCTATGAAATGTTGTGGGCTTGTGGCACACAAACATTGATATTCAGAGAGAGATATGCATAGATAAATTACATGCCAAATCATGTAAGTCAAGAAACATTCATTTTAACAGTTAAGGGTGGAGTACAAGACATGGAATGAATCAGTAGAAATTTCAAACATATGATAATACAGCATTAATATTTACTACTACATCGACTCATTGAGATTACACATGTCAGCAAGCAGTGAAGTTGTGATAAATTCAACACTTAATCGAAATTAAATAACACTGAAAAAGGATCTACCAATAGTAAAAGCTCAAATTTACCCGATAGTAGAAGTAATCATACAGACGCAAAAGGTGGTATTTGTCAGCTGGATCATGCTTGTTAACATACTTCAGAAGCTTGATCTCATCAAGACTTTGATCGAAAAAATCTTTGTTATTTTTTATAATTTTAACGCATACATCCATTCCTGTATGTAAATCATGTGCTTGGATGGCTTTGCTGAATGCAGCTGAACCCAAATACTCTGATACATGATAACGCCCAGCAATGACAGAATTGAGAACAACATGGAAGTTTTTGTCTTCTTCAAAGCCAGTTCTGATAATTAATAGGAGATAATGTTAGAATACACAAAATACTTTATAAAAAGGTTTAAGTGCCACACTGTGAACACAGGCACACAAGGACAATAGATAACTGAAAATCACCACATCATTTTTTATGCTTTAGTAAGATTAAAATATGGGACAAACATTTAAATGCATTACCTGTTTTTTCTATGCACAATCTTAAGATTGAACGTTTCAAACTCTTCCTCCTGCGCCTTTATCTGCCTGACTTGCTCTTGCAACGCTGCTGCTTCCTCATCATCCAAGTTGGTTCCAGTGTCTTCTTCTTGTGCGTCATCTAGTTTGTGGTGCCGAGCATTCGATGTGTCCTCTGTTTCGTCATAGGATGCACTTGAATTTCTTGATCTAACAACATCAGACGTCATTTCATCTCTAGAGCTCCTTAGAGAAGACTCACTGTTCTTTTTCCTCCATGTGGCAAGCATATCATCTGATACCATGCCATTTTGACAGTCATCAGGATCATTAATGCAATACATTTCATCCTTCTTTGACCACAAAGATTTAGCATCAGACTCATGATTTTTCCCAGAATGCAAAGGTGGAGGAAAAGAAAATCCTACATCAGCCGCTCCTGGTGGTAGATTGCCCTTCTGGATATCAGCAGCGTAAATGATTTGGTCATGTTTTACTCCTTTAGCACCTACTCTCTTCTTTTCAGTATCCTGATGAGGATGTCTTTTTCCACTAACGCTCAAGCTGCTCTCATTGAAGTATTCAATATCCCCTTCACTGCTACCTCCAATCAGACTTTCTCGCACCTCACTGCCAATGTCAGCAGCATCACTGCTTATCCCAACACCAATTGACCTAACAGAGCCATGCTGATCATCCTCCACAAAAAGGTCATCAGGATGAGGTCGTTCGGAATCATTAAGGAATTTCCCATTGCCTAGCATACCTAGCTCACTGTTCTGTGATACAAAGCCCTGCCAGGCTGGTTCAGAATGCATCAAATTAAGCTCTTCAGAATCTAAAAGTTGGCCATCATACTGAGCTATCATATCATTATCAGGAATCCCATGGACCATTGGGCCCTCAGAAGTACCTATTTGTGCAATATTCTTTCCATGAAAATATTGCTCACCAGATATGTAGGAATCTTCCTCAACAAATGACTGGTCATCATCTTCATCCTTTGTAGGGCGATCATGACGATCGTTCCCTCTTGTGTGGCCAGTCGCCTTCTCATTGTCGCTAGGATAATCAATCTCATGTGCTAAAAACCAGGTTTCATCCTCAATTGGTTGCCGGGTGTAGCcaacatcgtcgtcgtcgtcatactCATCAGAATCCCAGTATTCACCAATTGGATATTCAAGTGAATCGTCAGCAAGTGTTGCAAAACCAGATACCAGATCGGAGGTATCTTCTGCAATACCTTGACTGACAGACAACCAACTACTGCCGATTGTACGTCTTCCACCTGAATATGTGAGTGCAATGTCATTATTCTGGAGCCAAACAATATGACACAGAAAAATTAAAATAATCAGCATTAAGGACATGCGGAGTCATCACCTCACACTTCGGGGAAAAAAGAAGATGAATGGAAAGCAAAACAACTATAGAAAGATGAAACGTCGGGGAAAGAAAGAAACCATTAAACACAGCAACTACAGAAACATAAAATGCCAGTCAATTATTCTCTCCTCTCTTCTTTTTTTGGGGTGAAAGCATTATTTTAAACAATTGAATCACAACATATGGATCGTTACTAATAATTTATACATGATACAGCAAGTATCACAAGTGAGCTACTTAGGATGTGTCTAGCCATGTCAATGAAGATAACAAATAAATGTTGGTAATTCAGTAATGTACTACTAACACCAGTAGGCAACATTTCACAAGGTCAGATGAGGTTTTTATTCTGTATTGTTATAACAAATGTACAGCAGTAAACTACAGATCGACCAATGTCCTTAATCGGTCACAAATACGATACAGAAAACATGAACATTAGTCAAACATTCAAGTTTTTTGGTCTACAGAACTAAAGTCAGCATTACGGCCtgggaaattttgcatttattgtGGTCTTGCCTAGTAAATTGATGTGCCATATCACTATTGAACTCACTAGCAACATACCTGAAGATGTTATCTCTTGCCCAATGGGAACATCGAGATAAGACCCAATCATAAAAGCATGATCAGCACTAGATTGCTTGGCCCCAGATCCATGGTGATTGATCTTTTCCTCCCAGTTCATGTTGACTAGCTTATCTTCGGACTTGAGCCTCACTGGAGGTAACTTCGGAAGCTCCTCACGCTGACTATCTCCAACAAGCTGTAAATCGAAGCATCGGTCAGACACCAGATCTGTATCTAGGGATTTTTCAAAGTAGTATTGCCTGTTCCCCTCATCAAGATGTCCTTTTGCTCCTTTTCCAACACCATCTGCATTACTGCTCCTCTTTACTTCTTTCCTCTCATTTTCATGGTGTGTGCTATTGTAGCTAGATGACGGGTTTTCCGTGGGGAATGGAAGCACCGTCTTAACTGTGCAACCATTCAGCATCTCCTCTTTTTCTGGTACTAGACTTTTATCCCTAAaatggcactgttcactgttctcaGTCCTCCCAGCAGCATCAACTTTTCCTTTCCCTCTTCCAAAAGAGACTTTTTGCTCCAGCACCGGGCCAGGTTGCTCGGTCCCAACACCTCGATCCCTCTTCTCTGCCAGCACCGCACCACGCCTATGTCTTGGCACCTCCTCCGACACCAGCAGCTCAGCTAGCTGTTCTGCAGTGCTGTTTGCAATGCTGAAGGTCCAAGGATACAGATCCCCCACGTTATCCTGAGGCTGGCCAATCCCGGACCCCTTCTTCCCATCCGAACCATTCGGCAGGGCTCCAACATCAATCTCCTTCACGATGAACTCCCTCGACGAGTCCGCACTCCTCGCTGCCGCAGCACCCTTGGGCCCTACATTGGAACCCACCAAGCCCTCCTGCTGCTCCTCGCCTTCTTTCAGCTCAGCAACGCGCCTCTGCGTGGCCATGTCGTTCGAATCAGCGCGTCCGGTGAGCTCCCCACGGAGAGCTGCCTCTGCCTTGGCGAACCGGTTCTTCCGCAGGAACTCGAGCACCAGATCAATGTTCTCCGACATGTTTCCCTCCAATATCAGGTAGCCCCAGCCAGAAGCGAGAACCCTGAAACGCTTACAGTGATGCCGAAGAGGAGCTGAAGGCAGCACCCGTCGCAGCCCAGCTCCCAGACCAGCCGAATCGGAGGCTCCGGACACTCGGGGACTTAGGAAGCGGCGCAATGCCGCGGCGCCGGCAGCCGCAGATCGGCGTCTCTGCCTCGAAACCCCCCCACCTGACAAATCAAGCTTCCGTGGAGCTCCTCGGGACCGCGCGACCGCAAGCCAAGCTGAGGAGAAGTCCAAACCCACGCACACCCTAAGCGCGACGCGCGCCCGTAGGGGAAGGGCGCGAATCCGCGGGGGGAGGGGACCGCGAGGCGACAGCCCCGGAAACCCTAGCGGCCGTCGCCGCACCCCGCGCCGGCGCGAGGCGGAGGTGGGTGGGGCAAGCACGATGGGGGCAGCGGGCCGGGCCCAGGGCGGTCAGCGGGACCCGTCGCCGCCGAGAGCGCAGGGTGGCCGGGCGGGAACGGATCCGGCGGCGGCGTGGCAGCGGAGGAGGGGGAGGCGGCGGGGATGGCGCATCGGGTGAGGGGATCAGGGCGCGGCCGGCGCGGCTGGGGGCAG
It contains:
- the LOC100381461 gene encoding uncharacterized protein LOC100381461, translated to MLNGCTVKTVLPFPTENPSSSYNSTHHENERKEVKRSSNADGVGKGAKGHLDEGNRQYYFEKSLDTDLVSDRCFDLQLVGDSQREELPKLPPVRLKSEDKLVNMNWEEKINHHGSGAKQSSADHAFMIGSYLDVPIGQEITSSGGRRTIGSSWLSVSQGIAEDTSDLVSGFATLADDSLEYPIGEYWDSDEYDDDDDVGYTRQPIEDETWFLAHEIDYPSDNEKATGHTRGNDRHDRPTKDEDDDQSFVEEDSYISGEQYFHGKNIAQIGTSEGPMVHGIPDNDMIAQYDGQLLDSEELNLMHSEPAWQGFVSQNSELGMLGNGKFLNDSERPHPDDLFVEDDQHGSVRSIGVGISSDAADIGSEVRESLIGGSSEGDIEYFNESSLSVSGKRHPHQDTEKKRVGAKGVKHDQIIYAADIQKGNLPPGAADVGFSFPPPLHSGKNHESDAKSLWSKKDEMYCINDPDDCQNGMVSDDMLATWRKKNSESSLRSSRDEMTSDVVRSRNSSASYDETEDTSNARHHKLDDAQEEDTGTNLDDEEAAALQEQVRQIKAQEEEFETFNLKIVHRKNRTGFEEDKNFHVVLNSVIAGRYHVSEYLGSAAFSKAIQAHDLHTGMDVCVKIIKNNKDFFDQSLDEIKLLKYVNKHDPADKYHLLRLYDYFYYREHLLIVCELLKANLYEFQKFNRESGGEVYFTMPRLQSIAIQCLEALQFLHGLGLIHCDLKPENILVKSYSRCEIKVIDLGSSCFETDHLCSYVQSRSYRAPEVILGLPYDKKIDVWSLGCILAELCTGNVLFQNDSPATLLARVMGIIGSIEQAMLAQGRDTYKYFTKNHMLYERNQESNRLEYLIPKKTSLRHRLPMADQGFIEFVAYLLEVNPKKRPSASEALKHPWLSFPYEPISS